The Parachlamydia acanthamoebae genome has a window encoding:
- a CDS encoding NAD+ synthase produces the protein MRVLLAQINPIIGDLKGNTQQILAAIEKGKQNRIDLMVFPELALCGYPPEDILLLPNFMEEVECHLKTIVSQTQGIAVLLGLPRSNPDVLEKKLYNSAAIIQDQKILGYQDKQLLPTYDVFDERRYFEPGNHTRLWSLCGKNIAITICEDMWQHSNLLKFTNYRQDPIQNLLPLSPDLLINLSASPFCIGQLRHRFTTICKAAMTLQCPAVLCNQVGGNDSLIFDGHSCFVDNMGRLCSVAKGFQEDLHIVDLSEPLPPFEWIESPVEMLYSALVLGVRDYFHKSGFKHACLGLSGGIDSALVACIAVEALGHQNVLGVAMPSRYSSTGSLEDAKKLAKNLQIELLNIPIEGPFQSYLHLLNPFFENKPADATEENLQARIRGMILMSLSNKHGYIVLSTGNKSELAVGYSTLYGDMCGGLGVINDVSKQEVYALSKWINRHREIIPWNTIHKPPSAELRPNQKDSDTLPSYEILDAILKDYVEEHQTPQWIAEKHHFPVELVQSIIRKIHQNEYKRRQSPPGLRVTEKAFTIGRKFPIVQKWV, from the coding sequence ATGCGCGTACTCCTTGCCCAAATTAATCCGATCATTGGCGATTTAAAAGGAAATACTCAACAAATTTTGGCCGCTATCGAAAAAGGAAAGCAAAATCGGATCGATCTAATGGTCTTTCCTGAATTAGCCTTGTGTGGATATCCGCCCGAAGATATTCTGCTTCTCCCCAATTTTATGGAAGAAGTCGAATGTCATTTAAAAACCATTGTCTCCCAAACGCAAGGAATCGCCGTACTTTTAGGTCTCCCACGCTCTAATCCCGACGTTTTAGAAAAAAAACTCTATAACAGCGCTGCTATCATTCAAGATCAGAAAATTTTGGGATACCAAGATAAGCAGCTCCTCCCCACTTACGACGTGTTTGATGAACGACGTTACTTTGAACCTGGCAACCATACACGTTTGTGGTCCTTATGCGGAAAAAATATTGCGATAACCATTTGTGAAGACATGTGGCAACATAGCAATTTGCTAAAATTTACCAACTATCGGCAAGACCCTATTCAAAATCTACTTCCTTTATCCCCCGATTTATTGATCAACCTCTCTGCCTCCCCTTTTTGCATTGGACAACTCAGACATCGCTTCACCACCATTTGTAAAGCCGCTATGACGCTTCAATGCCCTGCTGTATTGTGCAATCAAGTGGGCGGTAATGATAGCTTAATTTTTGACGGACATAGTTGTTTTGTAGACAACATGGGACGTCTATGCAGTGTTGCCAAAGGATTTCAGGAAGATTTGCATATTGTTGATCTATCAGAACCCTTGCCTCCATTTGAGTGGATAGAATCTCCAGTTGAAATGCTTTATTCCGCCCTTGTCCTTGGAGTTCGCGATTATTTTCACAAGTCGGGCTTTAAGCACGCATGTTTAGGTCTATCAGGAGGAATTGATTCAGCCCTGGTTGCTTGCATCGCCGTGGAAGCATTAGGGCATCAAAATGTACTCGGTGTTGCCATGCCATCCCGTTATTCATCAACTGGTAGTCTAGAGGATGCGAAAAAACTCGCCAAAAATTTACAGATAGAATTATTGAACATTCCCATTGAAGGCCCCTTTCAGAGCTACCTCCACCTTTTGAATCCCTTTTTTGAAAATAAACCCGCAGATGCTACAGAAGAGAACCTCCAAGCACGCATTCGAGGCATGATTTTGATGAGCCTTTCGAATAAACATGGATATATTGTGCTAAGTACAGGAAATAAAAGTGAACTGGCAGTGGGATATTCTACATTATATGGAGATATGTGTGGTGGATTAGGCGTCATTAACGATGTTTCCAAACAAGAGGTTTACGCCCTTTCCAAATGGATTAATCGACATAGAGAAATTATTCCATGGAACACCATTCATAAGCCCCCTTCTGCCGAGTTACGTCCTAATCAAAAAGATTCTGACACCCTACCCAGTTATGAAATTCTCGATGCTATTTTAAAAGACTACGTGGAAGAACATCAAACACCTCAATGGATTGCCGAAAAACATCACTTTCCTGTAGAGCTAGTACAAAGCATAATTCGTAAAATTCATCAAAATGAATACAAGCGCAGACAAAGTCCTCCCGGCTTAAGAGTGACAGAAAAAGCCTTCACAATTGGAAGAAAATTCCCTATTGTTCAAAAGTGGGTTTAA
- a CDS encoding tRNA dihydrouridine synthase, whose amino-acid sequence MNLLPKGTGNCPYLLLAPMEGLGDRPFRKAMAKMGGFNEACTEFLRVPSNAHVASLAKQYQKDDTFPIPQAVQIMGSNPELMAAMAQELAQRGAHRIDLNCGCPSNTVTGRGAGSSLLKDPSQLYQIAKAMVEAVSVPVTAKLRSGYEDISLFKENLLAAQESGIKFMTLHPRTKVDGYTPPARWDLIAEAKALLKIPVVGNGDILNVDDAVRMLKETGCDALMIGRGSVINPLIFHQIRAFFAGQQYVPEKNALQNFVQNFLCAMAEGTPISTQLNKLKQLMSFLFKGNARLLERRGEMLSKRCANPAEFLAFVFPMLLEG is encoded by the coding sequence GTGAATTTACTCCCGAAAGGCACTGGAAATTGTCCCTACCTTTTATTAGCGCCTATGGAAGGATTAGGTGACCGCCCTTTTCGCAAAGCGATGGCAAAAATGGGGGGATTCAATGAGGCCTGCACAGAATTTTTGCGTGTCCCATCGAATGCCCATGTGGCTAGTTTAGCCAAACAATATCAAAAGGATGACACCTTTCCCATTCCGCAAGCTGTCCAAATTATGGGATCCAACCCTGAGCTTATGGCAGCGATGGCGCAAGAACTGGCTCAACGAGGCGCGCATCGGATCGATTTAAATTGTGGATGTCCATCCAATACGGTGACGGGTCGAGGGGCTGGATCGAGCTTATTAAAAGATCCCTCACAACTTTATCAGATTGCGAAGGCCATGGTAGAGGCTGTCTCTGTTCCTGTTACAGCTAAACTCCGTTCAGGATATGAAGATATTTCCTTATTCAAAGAAAACCTTTTAGCAGCCCAAGAGAGTGGGATTAAGTTTATGACATTGCATCCACGCACAAAAGTGGATGGTTACACACCACCAGCGAGATGGGATTTAATTGCCGAAGCGAAAGCGTTACTTAAAATTCCTGTTGTGGGAAATGGCGATATCTTAAATGTGGATGATGCTGTGAGAATGCTTAAAGAAACGGGGTGCGATGCACTCATGATTGGACGAGGAAGTGTGATTAACCCATTGATTTTTCATCAAATTCGCGCTTTTTTTGCGGGACAACAGTATGTTCCAGAGAAAAATGCTCTTCAAAATTTTGTTCAAAATTTTTTATGCGCCATGGCAGAAGGGACTCCCATTTCAACGCAGCTCAATAAACTCAAACAGTTGATGAGCTTTCTTTTTAAAGGAAATGCACGACTCTTAGAGAGGCGAGGTGAGATGTTGTCAAAAAGATGTGCAAATCCAGCTGAATTCCTTGCATTTGTTTTTCCTATGTTGCTAGAAGGATAG
- the nqrF gene encoding NADH:ubiquinone reductase (Na(+)-transporting) subunit F, with protein sequence MFNLSHLSLTLLANFFGIDPILSLYAIAAFVLIGVGLTSLILFTKAKFVNSEECEIKVNSDPKLTKQVLGGSTLLQALSSNGIPVPSPCGGKATCKQCRVRIVEGADEPLETDRGTFNKKELKEGWRLSCQAKVKHDLHILVDEHSLAVKEWKATVVSNKNVATFIKELIVEIPEGEEVPYQSGGYLQFHVPPFKTNTADWKSTMDPMFYADWEKFGLFDKTIDFSHLPTGSNEIIRAYSMASYPAEGRKLMFNIRIATPPFVGGKISDSIPWGICSAYTFSLKPGDNVRLSGPYGESFMINDNRELIFLIGGAGSSFGRSHILHLFNTEHTQRQVSMWYGARSIKENIYQKEYEELSQKYPNFTYNLVLSEPLPEDLSAGWPKDDPIKTNYLFKAFELGQLSKMESPEECLFYVCGPPMHNISVLKLLDDYGVPRKSIILDDFGS encoded by the coding sequence ATGTTTAACTTGAGTCATTTATCCTTAACCTTACTAGCCAATTTTTTTGGCATTGATCCCATTTTGTCGCTTTATGCCATTGCCGCTTTTGTTTTAATCGGTGTGGGTTTAACTTCCCTCATCCTTTTTACAAAAGCAAAATTTGTGAATAGCGAAGAATGTGAGATCAAGGTCAATAGCGATCCGAAATTGACAAAACAAGTGCTAGGTGGATCGACTTTATTACAAGCCCTCTCTTCTAATGGAATCCCCGTCCCTTCTCCTTGTGGAGGAAAAGCTACTTGCAAGCAGTGCCGTGTACGTATTGTCGAAGGGGCAGATGAGCCTTTGGAAACAGATCGAGGAACTTTCAATAAAAAAGAGTTAAAAGAAGGGTGGAGACTTTCCTGCCAAGCGAAGGTTAAGCATGATCTTCATATTCTCGTTGACGAGCATTCTTTGGCCGTCAAAGAGTGGAAAGCAACCGTCGTGAGCAACAAAAATGTGGCCACTTTTATTAAGGAATTAATTGTTGAAATTCCGGAAGGGGAAGAAGTCCCTTATCAATCGGGAGGGTATTTGCAATTCCACGTTCCGCCTTTTAAAACAAATACAGCGGATTGGAAAAGCACTATGGATCCCATGTTCTATGCGGATTGGGAAAAATTTGGATTATTTGACAAAACGATTGATTTTAGTCATCTACCAACAGGCTCGAATGAAATTATCCGCGCATATTCCATGGCCTCCTACCCAGCGGAAGGCCGAAAGCTGATGTTTAACATTCGAATCGCCACTCCTCCTTTTGTGGGGGGAAAAATTTCGGATTCAATTCCCTGGGGAATTTGTTCCGCGTATACTTTTAGTTTAAAACCTGGAGATAACGTTCGTTTATCAGGCCCTTACGGGGAATCTTTTATGATCAACGACAATCGAGAGCTTATTTTCTTAATCGGGGGTGCTGGATCATCATTTGGGCGCAGCCACATTCTCCATCTGTTTAACACCGAACACACACAACGACAAGTGTCCATGTGGTATGGAGCACGCTCGATTAAAGAAAATATTTATCAAAAAGAATATGAAGAACTTTCCCAAAAATACCCTAACTTTACTTATAATCTTGTCTTATCAGAGCCTCTTCCTGAAGACCTTTCTGCTGGATGGCCTAAGGACGACCCCATTAAGACAAACTACCTTTTCAAAGCTTTTGAACTTGGGCAACTGAGTAAGATGGAAAGTCCTGAAGAATGTTTATTTTATGTCTGTGGACCACCTATGCACAACATCAGCGTTCTGAAATTGCTAGATGATTATGGGGTTCCTCGCAAAAGTATTATTTTGGATGATTTTGGAAGTTAA